A region of the Anolis carolinensis isolate JA03-04 chromosome 1, rAnoCar3.1.pri, whole genome shotgun sequence genome:
GATTCCTGCACTAGTAGGAATCCTGCATCAGAAGATGTACATCTGGCATGCAGCTATAGCTCTGTAACTGCATTTTCTAACACTACCCACCAAACCCAACTTTTAAGTGTCACATGTCACTTTCATGTTGTTGGACAGTGGAAATGAATGGAAACATATCCAATTGTTTTTTCAGTACTGGATATATGACAATAAGCATCCATTGAGTCTTTTGGGAGTCCTCAGAAGGACTCCATATATAACAATATTTCCAGGTTGTTCAAGTATGGGAAAATAGCTGGATACAGCTCCACTAATTTCCACCCTGGTTATCAACACATAAATGCAGAGGAAGGTgtgtacattattttaaaatatgagatTTGGGGAAGGTTTTTTACTATTGCATGGCAGTAAAGGATTCTGAACTCCATGATGAATTCCCAAATTGGCTCTAATAGCATAAGTTATTGGGTAAGCCGTCTCGAGTCACTTCAGGGAgttggggtgggatataaataacgatttattattattattattattattattattattattattattattattattattgtatgacacagcaaacaagatagacatgctggatttcatatcacaaaatcacaagtcaaacacttcccaagtgtctaggactgtgtgatgtatttttggatgatgcgcgcagatcccagtagggtggccttttgcagttgacacatggtaattttgtcaatgtctattgtttccaaatgccggctgagatcttttggcacggcacccagtgtgcccatcaccactgggaccacctgcactggtttatgccagagtctttgaagttcaatcttgaggtcctgatagcagctgagtttttcctgttgtttttcgtcaatgtgactgtcacctgggatagcgacatcaatgatccaaacctttttcttttccacaactgtgatgtctggtgtgttgtgttccagaactttgtcagtctggattcggaagttccacagtatctttgcgtgctcattttccattctctttgcaggtttgtgatcccaccagttctttgctgctggcaggtggtacttgaggcataagtttcaattaatcatttgggccacatagttgtgcctctgtttgtagtctgtctgtgcaattttcttacagcaactgaggagatgatcaatggtttcgtcggtttccttgcacagtctgcatttttggtcatcagctgatttttcaatcttggccttaattgcatttgttctgatagcttgctcctgggctgcaaggatcaggccttctgtctccttcttcagtgtcccatttgtgagccagagccaggtcttctccttatcagcttttccttcaattttgtcaaggaactttccatgcaatgttttattgtgccagctttagtttgtagtgccgttttcttgtactggttttttgtctgctgtgctttgaggagtttctgatttttgacttcaatcaaagcaggttcttcactttgctttacatattctgccagggcatgttcttcttctttgactgcttgttttacttgtaagagtcctctgccccctgatcttctaggcagatatagccggtcaacatcactgcgagggtgcagtgaatgatgaatggtcatgagttttcttgtttttctgtccaaattgtccagttccgcctgtgtccaatgtataatgccagcagtatatcttatgacaggtatggcccaggtgtttatggccttgatggtgttgcctccattgagcttgcttttgagaatttttctgaccctttgtgtgtattctttgctgaccacagttttcacatgttcatgcttgatgttgtccagctgtaatatgcccagatatttataggcctctggctggtgacactttattgtttggccattgggcatatttatgccctcactttcaatgatttttcccttcttcaatgccactgttgaacatttgtccaaaccaaactccatgctgatatcagtgctaaaaattcggacagtgttggtcagaaactggatttcagtttccgttttcccatatagcttcaggtcatccatgtacatcagatgtgaaattttgtgagatttcttagatgtttgatagccgagatttgttttttgtaagattgttgacagaggaatcatggcaataatgaaaagcagaggggacaatgaatctccctggaaaattcctcttctgatgttgacaagtccatagctttcatttccaacaaacagttcagttttccagtgctccatcatattttcaatgaaggtgccaacgtttttacaaatcctgatggcgtccaggcacttattattattattgggacttGTACAATTGTAACTCACTAACAGAATCACTCACCACAGATTGTCTTCTTGTTTACTTTGATCACATGTGCTTACTTGATTTGAGTATGCTACATTTATgtaatttggattttaaaattaaacaatttCATTTGCTGTGCGCATTTTCATAATTTTTCTGTTGTGgccttttgtatttttatattagaATATTGGTAGATGCCTAAGAATAGCAGAATGACTGTATGTTATTAAATCAATATATTTAGAAGTATGAACCCAGAAGCAAATGTTGGTAAAGGTTGCACTGGTGCTGCCAAAAACAGTGGATTTAGATTATTGTTTCAAGCTGTAActataaaacaaaagcaaagttgAAGAAAATCTCAGCATACTGATGTCATGTCATGCATTTTATTAGACAAGAAGGGGAAGAGATGAGAAGAATTATCTTTGTATGACAACTTGAGTAGCTCACACAGCATCAAGTTTCAAATTCTTGCTTACTGGTAATATGACTGAGCGGCTTTAATTTTACATTTAATTcatataattggttttaattgtatctgtcTGGTActaaattttaaacatattttattaaGCTGTTTTACAGTGTTTTTCCAGATCCTTTTGAACCATCCCAACATGGACTGTTTATGTTTCCCAATATAGTTTGCGCACACTTATTCCTGCATGCGTGTAAGATGTATATAACTATTGCATTGCCTTATGTTTTGTTGACTGTAATAAAGGCATTATTGATTGATAGATCTAGTTTCAGCATCAAGCCCACGACATAATATTTGTCTCTTAAGTTCTTAATTGTATTGATCTCTTGTCATTTGCTTTTTTCCTTGCAGGCAGCTGCATCTTTTTGGGAAGAATGTTTGGGACCCTGCTTTAGTTAATGAGCAAAGATATTCCTCTGGATCATTCTTCATCAGAACTCTTAATAACCATGGATAATGTTAAAACACAAATCATGACAGATGTATAATAAACTATTCAAAGGAATTTCCTGCCATGAATAGAACTGTGTGACAGTTACTTCTTAGCATAGACCTACAAGAGATCTAATGCTTAAAGGACTACTGTGTGGAATGTTCCATAGAGAAAGAGAAGTCTGTGAACTTGGAACAGCTCTGAATCAATGGGAGCAATcaaactttaaaaacataaagCACAGCACTGGATACGCTTCATGTGCCTGTACAGCTTTCAAGTGAACTAGCACTTAGAAGACCTTGTGGGACAAAATGGACTCTGGGGATACAGCTGTAGGGCAAAATGCTACCTCAAGGTCTGGAGAAACAGCTAAAATACCAAGTAGATGGAGACAGGAACATCCAGCCAATGTCAAGATGGCTGCAATTGGCAACCTGGAAGGACAGGCCCAGATTGATCCTGAACATGGAGAAAGCCCTGCATCTGCCCAGCTTTTCAGTTCTGGAAAGATGGTGGCACCCAGTGATGCTACCCAGCAAGCCACAGACAAGCAATACCCGCAGCACCTTTCAACTCCATATTCATGTCAgcattctctttctttccctcagcATTCTTTGCCACAAGGATACTTGCACAACCTAAAGCAGCACCAGAGCCTAGAAGGGCATAAATGGCAATTTCCTGGTCATCTGCAATCAGTTGGCTCTGAGGACTTATTTCCATTTCATGTGCACAGCCACAGTGGAAgtttttccagaaagaaaatttCCAATTTGAACCCTGCTTACAGCCAGTATTCTCAGAAATGTCTAGAGCAGCAGTCAGAAGAAAGTCATAAAAAAGAACATAAACCCAAAAAGCCTGGCAAATATATTTGTCCTTACTGTAGCAGGGCTTGTGCCAAACCTAGTGTACTTAAGAAACATATTAGGTCCCACACTGGGGAGCGTCCATACCCTTGTGTCCCTTGTGGCTTCTCATTCAAGACAAAGAGCAATTTATATAAGCACAGGAAATCACATGCCCATGCAATTAAAGCAGGATTGGTACCTTTCACAGAATCAGCTGTATCAAAATTGGACCTAGATTCCAGTTTCATTGATGTAGAAGCAGAAATACATTCAGATGGAGAGCAGAGCACAGATACTGATGAAGAGACATCTTTACTAGTTGAAGGTTCTGACAAACTGAGCCCAGTTCCACAAATTCCACTGGATATTACTGGCAGAAGTGGGTTTCACACATCCATAGATGAATCCTTGGCAGGCCCAATGAAAGTCCCTATTTTGATTATTCCTAGAAGTGGTGTTCAGCTACCATGTGAAAGTTCTCAGCACATTGGGTCAGATAACCTGCAAAACCCATTAAGTACTAAGTCTGATGACTCTCACACTGTTAAGCAGCGACTTGCTCTACGACTGTCTGAGAAGAAAGGTCAAGATTCTGAGCAGTCATTAAATCTCTTGAGTCCCCATAGTAAAGGTAGCACTGACTCAGGTTATTTTTCACGGTCAGAGAGTGCGGAGCAACAGATAAGTCCACCAAATACCAATGCAAAGTCCTATGAAGAAATAATTTTTGGAAAATTCTATAGGATTAATCAAAGGACTCCGCAAGCTGTAGCAACAGTTAATCAAGATCTCAGCTCAATGGGAAGGAAAAGCAAGATGGAGCCATTGTCTCTCACAGGATCTAGACTAGATATCAAGATGCTTGAAGATTCAGTGTCTCCAAATAAAGAAGCACTTACTGATGCTAGCAAAATCTGTGCTATAAAAAGTAACCAAGTCTTTAAAGATAGTACAGAATCCAAACAGTCTCAGATTGTCACATCAGCCATCAAAAGCGAATCAGCTCTTTTCCCAGGGAGTCACCCAGGTGATTCACCTCTCCTCCTCGAACCTCCAGCAGATGGAAACCCACTCATCAGAAGTAACTCTATGCCAACATCATCTGCAAACAATCTGAATGTTCCATCAGCTTTACGGGGAAGCCATTCATTTGATGAGAGAATGACTGGTTCAGATGATGATTTTTATCCTGAATCAATAGGAATACCCCCTCAACGCATGCTGAGAAGACAAGCAGCCTTTGAGCTGCCATCATTACATGAAGGACACACTGATTCAGAGTATCATGGGAGAATGGGAAAGAACATTATGGTGGTTTCTAGTAGATCAGCTACaggagaaaaagggagagaaaagaaacttTCAGCGGTGGAGAGATCCTTTTATGATGGGGATTCTTCTGGAAAGCACTATAGAAAATGGGAAGATCATGGGGCCCTGAAGCATAACTATAGAGATCTATCGATTGTAAGTGGGTCAAAGCCAGGAGGAGAATATTTTTCTGAATCACCTACACAGTTGCAGGGAGTATCTTCTACATATGGCATTATATTTGAGAACCGAAAGCGTAGAATACAGAAGAGTGTTGGGGATGAGGAAGACACACCCTCACTGTGTAGTGGTTCCACTGGCAGCTCCATGAGTGGTGACTTTGATCCTAAACTGCAATTCCAGGAAGGAACAAGGAGTGGATATGCCCTTCCAGGCCATGACAATTTGGCTCATTCCCATCCAGAGCGCTTTGAAATCTGCAGGCCCCGTCTGCAGTCAGGCAGTCCAGTCACTAGTATAGATGAATGTCCTTTAACAGCTGAACAAGAAAAGACAGGAGAATCTCTGAGTAGAAAAGGAAATGTAATCTCTGTCATTCAGCACACAAATTCATTAAGCCGGCCaaactcatttgaaaggtctgaaTCTACAGAACTTGTTGCTTGCCAGGATAAAATGTATTCATCATCTGAAACTTGTGAAACCGAGATTGCAGCATCCCCAATGAGCCCAGATAGGGTTCAGCAGACAGAAATTACTGACAGTGTTAGCAAACAGCCTTCTTCATCCCAGCATTCTCAGCCATATCATATTCAGCCTAGACTTGTTCGCCAGCATAACATACAGGTACCTGAAATTCGTGTCACAGAGGAACCAGACAAgcctgagagagaaaaagaagtccCAGCTAAAGAGCAAGAGAAGCCGAGCGAAGAATTCCAGTGGCCACAAAGAAGTGAAACTCTTTCCCAGCTCCCAGCTGAAAAACTCCCACCTAAGAAAAAGCGCTTGAGGCTTGCTGACTTGGAGCACTCCTCTGGCGAGTCTAGCTTTGAGTCTACAGGGACAAGCCTTTCCCGCAGCCCCAGCCAAGAGAGCAACTTGTCCCACAGCTCAAGTTTTTCAATGTCCTTTGAAAGGGAGGATAGTATCAAGTTCATAACGTCAACCAAGCAGGATGAGTTTGGTAAACAGTCTGAATTTTTAACCGTCCCAGCTGGTGCTTACTCACTTTCCGTCCCAGGGCATCACCAACAGAAAGAAATGCGTCGTTGTTCATCTGAACAGATGCCATGTCCTTACCCCACTgaaatcccagaaatacgaagCAAATCCTTTGATTATGGGAATCTCTCTCATGCTTCTGCAGTAGGAGCACCTCCTATGACTTTATCCCCagtgagagaaaggaagaaatgctTTTTGGTTCGGCAGGCTTCTTTCAGTGGTTCTCCTGAGATTTCCCAGGGTGACCTGAGTTTAGAACAAAATATAAAGCAAGAGCAAATGGAACATGGGCATGTTGCTCTCCGGTCTTCCCAAGCCACTTGGCCTCATTCCCCCTCTTCTGTACAGTCTGATGACTCTGGGAAGCAGTCTTCTAGTTCTTGTCCACCACGCAGCACTAGTTTATCCCCACTTTCTCATCCCACAACTCCACATGCACCTTATATTCCAAGCAAATACACAGCAGAACAGCAGCATCTATTTGCACTGCAAGAAAAGGTTCCTTTTCTTCCCATCCATAATACTTTATTGCAGTTTCCATACCCATCTGTCTGCATGGTACACTTGCCGTCTCAGCCCCTATGGCCTTCTGAATTTTCACAGACCCACTTCCAACGCCATTTTGCACAGCAGCTTCACAAATCTTACTCCAAGCAACCTTTCTCAACTGAAAGCCACCCAGGATACCATCTGGAATATGCCCAGGAGCATATTCGAAAGAAAACTGCTGATTATGTACATACTAAAGAGCAAACTTACCAGCGTTACTCAGGAACATCTGGGCAGTATTCTAAAAATGCACTTGCAACATACCAGCCAGATAGTAGCATTAAATCAACAGATACCTCTTCTGAGCAGCAGCTACCGGCAGATTTTGAAACCCAGAATATTGGGCCTGTTCGGTCATTACCAGGAACAGTTGTTCCTGTCAGGATCCAGACTCACGTGCCATCCTATGGTAGTGTTATGTACACAAGCATTTCCCAGATTCTTGCTCAAAGCAGCAGTCCTGCTATTGTCATTTGTAAAGTAGATGAAACTCTTTCTCAAAGGACATTGGCAACAAGTGCAACCATGCATGGAATAGGATTCAACATAGCGCAGATGCTAGGCCAGCATGGAAGGTTAGACAAATACCCCTTGTGGAAAGTACCACAGACGCTGTCACTTAATTTAGACTCTTCCATCCCATTGTGCTTGACTTCCAGTTCAGACACTGCCTCTTCCCTAGGTGGAAATAAACGGATGCTTTCACCAGCAAGCAGCCTGGAACTCTTTATGGAGACTAAGCAACAAAAGAGAGTCAAGGATGAAAAAATGTATGGGCAGATTGTTGAGGAGTTAAGTGCTGTAGAACTCACCAGTTCAGACATAAAGAAAAGTTTTCCCAAACCGCAAAAGCCTCAATTGGTTAGGCAGAGCTGTACTACTGAGCCAAAAGAAACTGTGCCGTCCACCCTATCTTCTTCTCCATTATCATCTGCTTCATCTCAAGATCTGCAAGCCACTGAGCCTTCCCAAATAAGCAGGGAGAAGCTTCCCAGTTTTGATTCTGCTTCACCAGGACAAAGGTCCAGTGGCACTTCTGATGGTAGACAGTCCCCGGAAGAACTGGATGTGGATGAAACTGCATCAGATATGAGTCTGAGCCCACAGGGGTGTTCATTGCCTTCAGGGGAATGTCAGACTGAAGACCAGTCGAAACAACAAAAGTTGCCATTTGATATGTTGGTACAAATGACATCCCAGCCCAGTGGAAAAACAGTTACCTCAACAATTCTCCTGACAGATTTAGCAGACATCCAACAAGTGTTACAGTATCCTAGTTTGCGCACCACTACAACTGTGAGTTGGTGTTTCTTAAACTATACAAAACCGAATTTTGTTCAGCAAGCCACTCTGAAATCATCTGTTTATGCTTCATGGTGCATTAGTTCATCTAACCCAAACCCGTCAGGACTGAGTACAAAGATTACCCTAGCACTCCTACGGTCCAAGCAGAAAACCGGCACAGAAATTTACACATTGTCTCC
Encoded here:
- the hivep2 gene encoding transcription factor HIVEP2, with the translated sequence MDSGDTAVGQNATSRSGETAKIPSRWRQEHPANVKMAAIGNLEGQAQIDPEHGESPASAQLFSSGKMVAPSDATQQATDKQYPQHLSTPYSCQHSLSFPQHSLPQGYLHNLKQHQSLEGHKWQFPGHLQSVGSEDLFPFHVHSHSGSFSRKKISNLNPAYSQYSQKCLEQQSEESHKKEHKPKKPGKYICPYCSRACAKPSVLKKHIRSHTGERPYPCVPCGFSFKTKSNLYKHRKSHAHAIKAGLVPFTESAVSKLDLDSSFIDVEAEIHSDGEQSTDTDEETSLLVEGSDKLSPVPQIPLDITGRSGFHTSIDESLAGPMKVPILIIPRSGVQLPCESSQHIGSDNLQNPLSTKSDDSHTVKQRLALRLSEKKGQDSEQSLNLLSPHSKGSTDSGYFSRSESAEQQISPPNTNAKSYEEIIFGKFYRINQRTPQAVATVNQDLSSMGRKSKMEPLSLTGSRLDIKMLEDSVSPNKEALTDASKICAIKSNQVFKDSTESKQSQIVTSAIKSESALFPGSHPGDSPLLLEPPADGNPLIRSNSMPTSSANNLNVPSALRGSHSFDERMTGSDDDFYPESIGIPPQRMLRRQAAFELPSLHEGHTDSEYHGRMGKNIMVVSSRSATGEKGREKKLSAVERSFYDGDSSGKHYRKWEDHGALKHNYRDLSIVSGSKPGGEYFSESPTQLQGVSSTYGIIFENRKRRIQKSVGDEEDTPSLCSGSTGSSMSGDFDPKLQFQEGTRSGYALPGHDNLAHSHPERFEICRPRLQSGSPVTSIDECPLTAEQEKTGESLSRKGNVISVIQHTNSLSRPNSFERSESTELVACQDKMYSSSETCETEIAASPMSPDRVQQTEITDSVSKQPSSSQHSQPYHIQPRLVRQHNIQVPEIRVTEEPDKPEREKEVPAKEQEKPSEEFQWPQRSETLSQLPAEKLPPKKKRLRLADLEHSSGESSFESTGTSLSRSPSQESNLSHSSSFSMSFEREDSIKFITSTKQDEFGKQSEFLTVPAGAYSLSVPGHHQQKEMRRCSSEQMPCPYPTEIPEIRSKSFDYGNLSHASAVGAPPMTLSPVRERKKCFLVRQASFSGSPEISQGDLSLEQNIKQEQMEHGHVALRSSQATWPHSPSSVQSDDSGKQSSSSCPPRSTSLSPLSHPTTPHAPYIPSKYTAEQQHLFALQEKVPFLPIHNTLLQFPYPSVCMVHLPSQPLWPSEFSQTHFQRHFAQQLHKSYSKQPFSTESHPGYHLEYAQEHIRKKTADYVHTKEQTYQRYSGTSGQYSKNALATYQPDSSIKSTDTSSEQQLPADFETQNIGPVRSLPGTVVPVRIQTHVPSYGSVMYTSISQILAQSSSPAIVICKVDETLSQRTLATSATMHGIGFNIAQMLGQHGRLDKYPLWKVPQTLSLNLDSSIPLCLTSSSDTASSLGGNKRMLSPASSLELFMETKQQKRVKDEKMYGQIVEELSAVELTSSDIKKSFPKPQKPQLVRQSCTTEPKETVPSTLSSSPLSSASSQDLQATEPSQISREKLPSFDSASPGQRSSGTSDGRQSPEELDVDETASDMSLSPQGCSLPSGECQTEDQSKQQKLPFDMLVQMTSQPSGKTVTSTILLTDLADIQQVLQYPSLRTTTTVSWCFLNYTKPNFVQQATLKSSVYASWCISSSNPNPSGLSTKITLALLRSKQKTGTEIYTLSPMHRPGTGKVTSSSAWKQFAQMKQEPFFVFGSKFEKKAVGNVIKERIKGDSHGEKDIVAKQTEPMRIKIFEGGYKSNEDYVYVRGRGRGKYICEECGIRCKKPSMLKKHIRTHTDVRPYICKLCNFAFKTKGNLTKHMKSKAHMKKCLELGVSMTSVDDAETEEAENMEDTHHEVEKSNLTGTSTDHQFSDAEESDGDDGEDNDDDDDDDDDFDDTPGDSTPKTRSRSTSPQPPRFSSLSVNTATASYGASPDNSVGHSSLISYLVTLPSIQVTQLLTPSDSCDDSQMTEYQRFFQNKSTDSEPDKDRLDIPSCMDEDFMVSLESNSSPRDFSSSSRQSSPGYDSSPYRDNSPKRYLMPKGDLSPRRHLSPRREISPIRHISPRKEAVLRRELSPRRDASPRRHLSPRRPMSPGKDTSTRRDLSPRRERRYMSSVRAASPRRGLYHNTALSMGQHLLSESVPLGQMSSRPGLFQGPYFGMPGEKGVLEHHGSNLYHEGPTDYVFSHLPLHSQQQLRAPIPMMPVGGIQMVPSMPAALSGLHPASILPLSKEGSGEKKRAASETMTTESHVISKHHEKRTCPQTLHGMVQGSVSSSQLLLMKQSTSEEGVVEREQEENIQTCTKAIASLRIATEEGLHGTDKRDLEPPPKPSESAHFSMKHFSGSEPGQICASATNPDLHSGDKDPFGTLQTALSHSTFYSKSTAEARQIGYPSRKDSPSSTQERVDPLLEKSNPQ